A stretch of Mucilaginibacter terrae DNA encodes these proteins:
- a CDS encoding PAS domain-containing sensor histidine kinase: MNQDPVLRDGSAALWEFNMRTSQLKGSAGFYDQLNYEIVEKEMDYHYFINTIVYHEDLPLLLKVAASCEPGSSKSLELRLLTGSGFQWFQNTFRREEGPVLTGYLINIHQFKIVEFELADANQKHAALGKIFRSGIWEIDVQHRSITFSKEACEVLQTPGQAIMPIAEWISHFTPAYRPVLTNSINYSIEIGKAFDHDLQFRTGTGLLIWVRIKGLTKIDKWGKILFVKGAVQNIDHSKKQEKQLLSSFEFLELQNKRLQNFAYMVSHNLRSHTSNLKYLVQMHKESNEDGEKSEIFDHISTISDSLNTTIQHLNEIVKMEADVKQKRVLLHFETVYRNVVMALESNIDQEKAVILADFSACPSIEYIPAYLESIFHNFITNALKYRHPDRSPEIRCYSKIADEYICLYFEDNGVGIDLNRYGHKLFGINQTFHQHADAKGIGLFITRNQVEALGGNIEVQSTVGEGTQFCLRLVKYIV; encoded by the coding sequence ATGAATCAAGACCCGGTTTTACGAGATGGGAGCGCGGCGCTTTGGGAATTCAACATGCGAACCAGTCAGCTGAAAGGATCCGCGGGGTTTTACGACCAGTTAAATTATGAGATCGTTGAAAAAGAAATGGACTATCATTATTTTATCAACACCATAGTTTATCATGAAGATCTGCCACTGCTGCTCAAAGTTGCGGCCTCTTGTGAGCCCGGTAGTTCCAAGTCCTTGGAATTGAGGTTGCTCACTGGTAGTGGATTTCAATGGTTCCAAAATACATTCCGCCGGGAGGAAGGCCCGGTGTTGACGGGGTATCTTATCAATATTCATCAGTTTAAAATCGTAGAGTTTGAACTGGCTGATGCCAATCAAAAGCATGCGGCCTTAGGCAAAATTTTCCGTTCCGGTATATGGGAAATAGACGTCCAGCATCGTTCAATCACTTTCAGTAAAGAAGCTTGCGAAGTTTTGCAAACACCTGGGCAAGCTATTATGCCCATAGCCGAATGGATCAGTCACTTTACCCCAGCTTATCGACCCGTCTTAACCAATAGCATAAATTACAGTATTGAAATTGGTAAGGCATTTGACCATGATCTACAATTCCGTACCGGGACCGGCCTATTGATCTGGGTAAGAATTAAAGGGTTGACTAAAATCGACAAATGGGGCAAAATTCTGTTTGTGAAAGGTGCCGTTCAAAATATAGATCATTCTAAGAAACAGGAAAAACAATTGTTATCATCTTTTGAATTCTTGGAGCTTCAAAACAAGCGTTTGCAAAACTTTGCTTACATGGTATCGCACAATCTTCGGTCACATACCAGCAACCTCAAGTACCTGGTACAGATGCACAAAGAATCAAACGAGGATGGAGAAAAGTCTGAAATTTTTGATCATATATCGACCATTAGTGATAGTTTGAATACCACCATTCAACATCTGAATGAGATCGTCAAGATGGAGGCTGATGTTAAGCAAAAACGTGTGCTGCTCCATTTCGAAACAGTTTATCGGAATGTTGTAATGGCGTTGGAAAGTAATATCGATCAGGAAAAAGCAGTAATCCTTGCCGACTTTTCTGCCTGTCCATCTATTGAATATATACCCGCTTATCTGGAGAGTATCTTCCACAATTTTATAACGAATGCCCTTAAATATCGACACCCTGACCGGTCACCCGAAATTCGTTGCTACAGCAAAATTGCTGACGAATATATTTGCCTATATTTTGAAGATAACGGAGTTGGCATCGATTTGAACCGCTATGGGCATAAACTGTTTGGAATAAATCAAACCTTTCATCAGCATGCTGATGCTAAAGGGATCGGTTTATTTATTACCCGCAATCAAGTAGAAGCATTAGGCGGAAATATTGAAGTGCAGAGCACTGTAGGTGAAGGTACCCAATTTTGCTTGAGACTGGTTAAATATATCGTTTAG